CGAGCAAGCTTGCACCGCCCTACATggttgcaaatttgcaatgttAACTACTCCAACTGCAGCACGTTCTGGCTCGTCATCCTCGTTACCCGACCAACTTCCGGCCACCATCGTGTCGCTTCATAATCCGGCACGGATATTGACATTGGTGTCGCATCGGCCATTTACCCATCAGGTCTTCGAGGCCGGCCATTGGGCATGAGCAAGCTTGCTCGAGAACAAACACGTTTTTGCGTCACGGTCCAACAGATCTTTCGATTTCGGCCCAGCCCAATAGAGTTCGTTTAATGAAAGGCATAGTCCAACTGGACTCTATATATAAAGCCTTCCATACATAATAGTTCTCTATGGCCGTGTTTCTGGTTGATCTCATCCAAATCTAACGTGGGCCCCGGAGGCACACATGATCATATAGGCCATATGCCCATATACATGCCCTTTTCAGTaacgaaattaaaaaaaaaatcctagctTCTGCTTCCTTAGAAGTTCGTCACGTTAATTATTGCACTAGGCAATAATCGCACAATGCAAGATTAAAACAAATTAAACGGCGCTAAAGTGTTTATGATATATCATATTAAGCACAAATCATATGCTAAACCAAAGAGCATTACACAACTACTATTGATGCTAGTAGCTATTGGACTAATGATAGTTTAGGTTTAATGGTAAACATAGATCTATCATGAACGCAAATTTATAAACATGATCGTGAAATCAAAGTATGATTTAGACACGTCGACAACAAAAACAGGAGATACATGGAAGGAGACGTACCTATTGATGTTGATGGCGTGCACCGGGCGAAGATGAACGACGATGAGTAGGCGCGAACCGCCGAAGACGAGGGCGGTGAACGATGACGACCGAGTGGACAACACGCGTGTTCTTAAGAAGGTAACTGCTCAAACTACACAAATCGTCAGCTCGTTACTTTAAGGCAAAACGCCATGCTTTCAGACAAGTAACAGCAAAATTTCGGAGAGTAGCTAGGAACAGATTATTCTTATTTCAAGGTCACATGCAAGTCGTGTTAATTTTTTCAGCAGTGTCACATAAAACTGAACTCGGTATCATAAATTTATAGGACATGCTCCCAGTTTTCAGGAAACCTGTTTGACAGCTCTGTTATCTCAGTAGTATACTTCATTAATATGAACCCCAACATTGGTGAGACAGGAGAAAATTGATATGTTTTCTCAGTATCCCAGACCAAACAGccagcaggaaaaaaaaaaatgcatccaCGACGTCACTCAACGATGAATCTCTTCATAAAAAAGTAAGAGATGCTGGATGTCAATTCAATGACCATGGCCAAGTTGGTCACTTCACAATGTAATGCCATTCAATTAAAACATAAGACCAGCCTTGAGCAGGCTACAGAACCAAGAGCAATGTCCAAACACATGTAGTGGTTTTTAAAGACTGTAAAATCTCCAGTAAATTCAAAGTGATACAGCCCCCGTACCTAGATGCTACAACTGTCGCAAACGAAAACCAACTACAGCTAGAAATTACCTTCTCTCTGATCATTCTGGATACAAGTTAGTGAAGTGGTAAGCAGGTCAGTTGTGCTGTACTATTGAATAATCAACAAGAAAGGAGAGTCCAAGACTCCCAAGTATACAACAAGGGAAGTTTTTTCCTTGTCAGTACATACATTTAATTGGAAGCAGCAGTTGTACATCAGGCCAAATACAAAGGGGCAGATTGGATAGTACGTTTCAGATAAGATACAGAAAAAGAATTTTCTTTCTCCCAAGGTAGGTAAAGTAGAATTTCATATAGTACAATTTCCTGTAATTTGTAATGCATGCTTTAGCTTAGCATATAGGAGATAAATAATACGACAAAGTTATAACTCATTGCATGATAAAAAGGAAAGAATAATTACTCTAACACTGACACAATAAACCTCATTCCTCAAATGTATGGATCAACTAAACCATTAAGCTAGCTTTAGAGCTACAAGTCACAACGAGTCCATGTGCTCTAATTAAAAAGATGTATAGAGTGTaacaagaaaacaaagaattccctaacaacaaaaaaaaagaggacaATGAGTTTGGGTTGCTTGTTACTGCAAAGAAAATCCCAGTTTTCAAGGAAAGCTAACCTTTGAAAATGTATTAGCAAGAAtgcaagatcatcaacatcagAGAATGAACCTATATCTTCGGCCTCAAACAGTATATTTGTTGCTGTGATGAAATAACACAGTACTGTTCCACACCAGTATATTTGTATTGCTGTGATAAAGAAAATGATAACGCATGTCCATAGAGAAGAAAGTAAACAGTCATAATCATAATATCCCAGGTCATGAGTCCTAATTTCCATCGTGATTGTCGTGCTAGTAGCCTAGTACCAATCAAAAATATCCCCAAGATTATCATCATCATTTCCAGAAACATGCACTTCTTGCACATCAGGCATTTGTACACCACGCTCTTCATCAGACCAATGTGCATCCTCCTCGTTGATGAAACCATCTGGTGCATCCTAGAAACAAACAAATGAGATACAAATTTAACTAAATAAATTCATCATCATAAACATAGTTTGTGTTTGTCCAAGAAAAAACTCGTTTCCAGGCCCCCCTTCATTTGATGCACCTTCTTCTCTATGTGTACTATTAATCTCTGGCAGCTCATCTTCAATGTTGAGCTGCTCAATAACCTTTTTGAAATACAAGTAATCTGCATACATAAATCAAATAGGTAAAAGACAAGCACTAAGAAAAACTAAATCAAAGATCAAAAACTAGTGCCGTGTCTCACCTCCTGAACGATGACTTATAGCATCATGAACTTGCAACGGGTTTTTTTTCTCCTCGTTTTTAAATTTTGCCCGCACCTGATGGCGGGTCTTAGCAGGCAATAATTGCTGTATCATTGCAAAATCACTACCAAATTGCTGAAGACCCTAGACAAGAATTAATACAAAACACAAATTGAGCCAGCATTAATACAAAGAGGtaagaaaaaaaacttgcagATCTGAGGTCACATGAAACGAAAAATAGCAGTCCAAGagattttttataaaaaataccTGGTAAAACAAGTCAGTATCAGATTTCGACCATTTGGCTCGAGTTTGTATGTTCATGTAGGAATTGTAATTCAACTTTGTTACATTTTGTATATGGTTTTCTGTTTTGTCGTTGTCGAAGTTCCTTGCTTCCTCATGTATGTAGTCCAAATCATCCATATCTTCAAGTTGAAATCTGCTGTGCATAAGAAAGATATCATATTAACCAAAATTGGAGAAACACAAATCAAGAAGTTCGACACTAAAGTACTCAGTTTGAACCcttaaatttcaaattttgatcAATAATGTTTTAGATATTTTAGCCTTCGACTTAAATTCAGCTAAACCAATCAGCCACTTAAGAAAGGATGAAACAGCCTAATAGGTTGGCTTGGCTTTTAAGCCAGGTTTTCAGGCAGCCAGTTAGAAACTGCTTTTTGGAAAGACACAGCCCAAACCAAGAGGGACTGAATATAATACAGAGATTGAGACTTCATTAAGGGAAGAAGACCAGATTGAAACTTCTGAATATAATACAGTGGAATGGTTATGGCTATTCAACACAACTTACATGAAATAAAATGGTAGTGTCACGAAAAGGATTGACAGAAATGGAATACATAGCACTAGCCAATAACAGAGTGTGACAGAAGCTTTAAATTagtacaacaaaattgaagAATGCAAAAAATGATTCTGTAAGCAACAGGAGCTGCATCAATTTCATCTTGAAATAACCTATCCAAAATAGCAATGCCGCCAAGAGAAAACAAACAGCTAAACCAAGTTAGCGGATCGATCTATAGTAAAACTAATAGGCTAGAATTGATGATGCATCAATGTGCTGTCAAGGACTCAAGGGGTCATTTTGCTAGATTGAAAGCCTAACATATCTGGATGGAAAGTAAGGAACGGTAAAGTGGTCAATCATGCTGGTTTATGCTCATGCAAATGCCTCAAATATACTTTGCTTAGATGATTATGCATAACATTCaaaaatgaagagaaaaaaagTAGTATACCTTGTATTAGAGGATGGTACAGATGGAAGCTCTTTTGCCTGGATAAGTCAAACAAAATCATGAGGAAAGCATAAAGTGTTTAAATAAATATAACTGCTACACTTGCCACAAAACTCACATTAACACGCTCTCTGGCCTCTTGTAACAATctgagatgtgctgcactaagCTTCATTGGATCTATCTCCTCACGAGGTGTTTCGAGTAAAGTCTTAACCTCTAAAACAGAAAAGGCCCAAGATAAAAGAGTGAAAAACTCACATTAATTAAAACTGAACCTTTCATGTTTTGATGACCAACCTTTCATTCTCTTCTGGTGAATTCTATGGGTAAGCTTCTTCTCAGGTTTTTGTACCAATGCATCTTTCAAGGTTGTATTCCAACCCCCGGAAGACACCTGGCTTTTATCTTTTTGAACCTCCTGCTGCTGTGGCTCTTCTACACCAG
Above is a genomic segment from Setaria viridis chromosome 4, Setaria_viridis_v4.0, whole genome shotgun sequence containing:
- the LOC117851646 gene encoding uncharacterized protein isoform X2 — translated: MKLRCREKLQKVGTPKHTGVDCFDEACVEHSLVEEDNDSGEDYIAGVKKKFTKKPRAGVEEPQQQEVQKDKSQVSSGGWNTTLKDALVQKPEKKLTHRIHQKRMKEVKTLLETPREEIDPMKLSAAHLRLLQEARERVNAKELPSVPSSNTRFQLEDMDDLDYIHEEARNFDNDKTENHIQNVTKLNYNSYMNIQTRAKWSKSDTDLFYQGLQQFGSDFAMIQQLLPAKTRHQVRAKFKNEEKKNPLQVHDAISHRSGDYLYFKKVIEQLNIEDELPEINSTHREEDGFINEEDAHWSDEERGVQMPDVQEVHVSGNDDDNLGDIFDWY
- the LOC117851646 gene encoding uncharacterized protein isoform X1 translates to MKLRCREKLQKVGTPKHTGVDCFDEACVEHSLVEEDNDSGEDYIAGVKKKFTKKPRAGVEEPQQQEVQKDKSQVSSGGWNTTLKDALVQKPEKKLTHRIHQKRMKEVKTLLETPREEIDPMKLSAAHLRLLQEARERVNAKELPSVPSSNTSRFQLEDMDDLDYIHEEARNFDNDKTENHIQNVTKLNYNSYMNIQTRAKWSKSDTDLFYQGLQQFGSDFAMIQQLLPAKTRHQVRAKFKNEEKKNPLQVHDAISHRSGDYLYFKKVIEQLNIEDELPEINSTHREEDGFINEEDAHWSDEERGVQMPDVQEVHVSGNDDDNLGDIFDWY
- the LOC117851646 gene encoding uncharacterized protein isoform X3 — translated: MKLRCREKLQKVGTPKHTGVDCFDEACVEHSLVEEDNDSGEDYIAGVKKKFTKKPRAGVEEPQQQEVQKDKSQVSSGGWNTTLKDALVQKPEKKLTHRIHQKRMKEVKTLLETPREEIDPMKLSAAHLRLLQEARERVNAKELPSVPSSNTSRFQLEDMDDLDYIHEEARNFDNDKTENHIQNVTKLNYNSYMNIQTRAKWSKSDTDLFYQGLQQFGSDFAMIQQLLPAKTRHQVRAKFKNEEKKNPLQVHDAISHRSGDYLYFKKVIEQLNIEDELPEINSTHREEGCTRWFHQRGGCTLV